A stretch of DNA from Granulicella pectinivorans:
ACACCTACTTCCACGTGAAGGATGTGCGCGCGATGACGCTTGCGGGGCTCGACGGCACCCATTACAAGGACAAAGTCGACGACTTCAAGGTGAAGCCGCAGATCGCTGGACCGATGCATCTCACCGGCCCCACCGACCGCGTCTACATGAACACCACCGCCACCTGCATCGTCACCGATCCCGGCTTCAAGCGTGCCATCACAATCGAGAAGGCCGGATCGGAGACCACCGTCGTCTGGAATCCTTGGAAAGAGGTTCCCGACATCCAGACGGACGGCTGGCATGAGTTTGTCTGCTGCGAGACCGTGAACGCAGGGGATCAGACCGTCACGCTTGGCCCCGGCAAGGCACATGCGATGGAAGCTCATATCTCCGTCGCCTGAGACCCCGCTGGACAGGCTCACTCCGCGCGGGGCGCTTTTACCAAGGATTCAGCATCAAAATGAGAATGATCGTACTTGCATCAGGATCGCCGCGTCGCAAGGAGCTTCTCGCCCAGGCTGGGCTGGAGTTCGTCGTCGAAACCTCGGATGTCCCGGAAGACCTCCTCGCAGGAGAACTCCCCGCGGACTACGTCTCACGGCTCGCCGAAGAGAAGGCCCGCGCGGTCTTTGCCCGGAGAGGTGGAGGAGAGGATCTGATGGTCATCGGGGCCGACACCTGCGTGCTCTCAGGCAGCGAGATCCTGGGCAAACCTGCGAACCGCGCGGACGCCGAGCGCATGCTCGGGGCACTCTCCGGCCGAACCCACCAGGTACTGACCGGGGTCGCCGTAGTCTCTGAGGCAGGAGCGCAGGTCGCAGTCGAGATCACGCAGGTGACCTTCGACGTGATTCCGCCGAGCGAGATGGCCGCGTATCTCGACACGGATCATCCCATGGACAAGGCCGGAGCCTACGGGATCCAGGGGTATGCCGCCCGTTGGATCCCCCGGATCGAAGGTTGCTACTTCAATGTGATGGGCTTGCCCATAGCTCGAACGATCAGCCTGATTGGTCTCGCGAAAGACAAGCTGGCAAAGCCCCCACTCGACCCCGAGGCAACTGTAAACGTGGCGTAGGCCGGAGAAGAGGATTCTTCGCCGCGTTGTTACGCCCTGCTCTTACCCGCGACCATAGCCGCCAGCAGCGCGGTCCGCGGCACCAGATGTTCCAGCACAACGTTCTCGTGCGAAGCATGCGCCCCTTCGCCCACAGCTCCCATGCCGTCGAGCGTCGGGACACCCAACGCCGAGGTGAAGTTGCCGTCGGAACCACCCCCGGTCGATGCCTCTTCGAGATCGATTCCCAAACTCGCAGCCTGTCTGCGAGCCTCCTCAAAGAGTGCGACCGTCGCGGGAGTGCGCTCCATGGGGGGCCTGTTGATCCCTCCTGTCATCGTCAAGGTGCAGTGAGGATCGGCTACCTTGAGCCCTGCAAACAGCGCCTCCACCGTGGCAGCATCGGACATCGTCGCGATCCGGACATCCACCTCGGCATACGCCTCGGCCGCCACCACGTTCGAGCGCGTTCCACCGGTGATCCTGCCCACATTGACCGTGCGCTTCAGCGCAGGCTCCGTAAAGTTCGAGACGGTCTCGATCAGCCGCGCCAATTCACGGATCGCCGAGTGACCCCGATCGAAGTCGACACCAGCATGGCTCGCGACGCCAGAGACGTGCAGATTGAACTGGCCGACACCCTTGCGAGCGGTCTTGTAGGCGAGAACCTGCGGCGGCTCAAGGACATACACCGCCTCGGACTCCAGCGCGAGACGCTCCGTAATGGGCCGCGACACCGGGCTGCCGATCTCTTCGTCAGAGTTCAAAAGCATGGTGGCGGGCCGCTCCAGCCCAAGCTGCTGCAGAGCTTTCAGCGCGGTCAGCGCCATCACGACGCCCACCTTCATATCCAGCGTGCCCGGTCCGTAAAGACGCCCACCCCGCTCTTCGAGGGGCATTGCTGCCAGCGTTCCAAGCGGCCACACCGTATCGAGATGGCCCAGAAGCAGGATCGGCTTGCGCGTATCGCCATCCCGGAAAAAGTCGAGCTGAAGAACGTCGCCATACCCGGTCTGAGGGTACCGGATGACCGTCGGATGGAGTGGCGCAGCAAGGCCAATCAAGGCATCGGCGGCAGCATTGATGCCGGCTGGATCGTCCGAGGGAGACTCCACTCGAACCAGCGTTTCTACGCCTTTCAGGAGCCACGGAAGCAGGTTTTCTACGGTTTCAAGGAGCGCGGAGGCCATGGTGGATGGTACCGTATTCGGCGTTATCGCTGCATTTCACTGATTCTGGATGAGTTACAGGAGCGTTAACCAAAATAAGGAAGTGTGGTCAATTTGCCACACTTGCTGGAGGAAAAGTCGTACTAATCTTGATCACGCATTTACGTTTGGCACCGGACGGTAGGGATTGACGCCGCATCTCGAACAGACAATTCGGACGGAGATCGAGTTTCACGGCGTCGGCCTGCACTCCGGGGCGATGGTGACGATGAAGCTGATTCCGGCGGCGGCGGGGTCGGGAATCGTCTTTCGCCGCACCGATCTGGACAACTTCGAGATTCCGGCAACTGGACGCAACGTCGCCAAGGTCAGCTACGCGACCAGCCTGATGCGTCAGAGTGTGCTCATCCAGACGACGGAGCACCTTCTTTCGGCGCTGATCGGCTACGGCGTGGACAACGTCATCGTCGAAGTGGATAACCTTGAAGTCCCGATACTCGACGGCAGTGCGCTGCCCTATGTCCTTGCTTTTGAGCGGGTTGGGTTGAAGCAGCAAAGGCGCAAGCGCGAGTACCTGAAGATTCTGAAAGAGGTCGAGGTTCGGGAAGGCACGAAGTTTATTGGGGTTTATCCAGGGCAGGGATACGGCATCCGGTACGCCATCGATTTTCCGGAACCTATTGGTTTTGCTACGTTTAGCGGCGATCTGGCGACCGGCGATTACACCCGCTGGATTGCCCCGGCCAGGACCTTCGGATTCAAGGAAGATGAAGCCATGCTACGCAATATGGGGCTCATCCGCGGGGTGTCGGATGCGTGCGCCATTATCCTTTCCAAGCGTGGCGTGGAGAACGGGCCGCTGCGTTTTCAGGATGAGTTCGTCCGCCACAAAGTGCTTGATTTGATTGGAGATCTGGCTCTCGCTGGACGCAGGATTCAGGGCCTTGTGGTGGCCGAGCGAGCGGGTCATGCGATGCATACGGCGCTTGTGCAGAGGCTGATGCGAGACCGCTCGGCGTGGGAGCTGGCGTATGGGTACGACGAGGTGGCGGTGGAGCGGGAAGATGGGGATTTCCTTCCACATGTGGCCATTGCTTAGTGGTTTTTTGCGTGGAAAACGTGGGCAGCGGATGGTAACGGTTGCGGCCGTGGCACTGGGTTCGAATCTGGGGGACCGGGTCGGGAATCTGCTGGAGGCGATCCGCCAGGTTCGGGGCCTCGGCACCGTCACAGCCGTCTCCTCCTTTTACGATACCGAGCCGGTGGGCTACGTCGACCAGCCACGATTTGTGAACGCGGCTCTTCTTCTGGAGACGACCCTTACGGCGCAGGATCTCATGACGGCGCTCCTCGCGATCGAGACCGCGATGGGCCGTGTCCGCGTGGTGGACAAGGGCCCACGGCTCATCGACCTCGACCTGCTGCTGTTCGGCGATGCCGTCATCAGAAGCGACGCTCTGACCCTGCCGCATCCCGGTTTGCGTGAGCGGCAGTTTGTGCTGGAGCCCCTTGCGGAGATCGCTCCGGGGATGGTGGATCCGCGGTCGGGGCTGACGGTTTCCAGGATGCTGGCGCTGGTGACCGGATAGGTTACGAAAGAGCCTGAAAATAAATTCAGTTTCAGACCTCCGGGCCATGGGCAGATGGCGAGAAGAGGAATAGACTAAGGTCCGCTCCGCAAGGGTATCCTCCGCGTTTTTTCACAAGAGCCTCAGCAGAGAGACGGCTGTTCGTTGTGCCATTTTTTTTGAGAGGTGTGATTCGATGACCGAGACGATGACGATCGAACCGCGTTTTGCGGCGTTCTGGAGCCGGTTTGAAGCGCGCGTGGCGAAGTACGACCTGCTGAAGCATCCCTTCTACCAGGCGTGGTCGCGCGGCGAACTGACGACCGATGACCTGCGTGCCTATGGTGCCGAGTACTGGCACCATGTGGCCGCGTTCCCCACCTACCTGAGCCGTCTGCATGCCGTACTTCCCGAGGGAGAGCTGCGTCGCGATGTGCTCCGCAACCTGGCCGAAGAAGAGGGTATCGACCGGACCGACGGCCGCGCCCACAGCGGACTCTGGATGGACTTCGCCAAGGGCATGGGCGCCTCAGAGGGCGAGGTGCGCGGCTTTACCGTGCAGCCCGAGATGACCTGCCTGCTCGAGACCTTCCGTGGACTGATGAACCGCGCGTCGGGCGGAGGATGCGGTGTGTCCTCGGCGCTGGCAGGGCTCTACTCCTACGAGTCGAAGGTTCCGGAGATCGCGGCCACCAAGGCCGACGGGCTGGCGGAGCACTACGGCGTCACCGGCGGCGCGGCCAAGTACTTCACGATCCACCGCACGGCCGACCTCCAGCACGCGGCGGTGTGGCGCGGACTGATCGAGGAGCAGATCGATACCGTTCCCGGAGCCGAAGAGGCCGCGCTGAAGGGCGGCGAGTGTGCAGCCAAGGCCCTGTGGTCGGCTCTCGATGGCATCGAGCGCCGACGCATGGCGGCGTAGTCTTCTCATCTTCAAAACGGATCAGAGCGGGATACGACAAGCCTTTTGCTTGCGTGTATCCCGCTCTGATCCGTTCGATCCGGCCCAGGCCCTGCCGCTCAGCGGTCAGGGCCTGATGGTGACGGTCTTGATCGACACAGGCTTCAGCGGTTCATTGTGCGCATCGCGCGGGACCCGGGCGATGGCCTCAACGACCTTGACCGCAGCGTCGTCGCACTGCCCGAAGATCGTGTAGTTGCCGTCCAGCCGATGCTGCGCATGCTCGGTCACGAACCACTCGCTCTGGTTCGTCGTTGGCCCGGAGTTCGCGTAGGCGAGCCTTCCGGGCCGGTCGAAGGTCAGGCCAGGAACGATCTCGTTGTTGAACTGATAGCCGATGCTTCCGTCGCCGCTCCCATCGCCGGGCAGATCGCCCTGCTCGACCATGAAATCCGGGATGACACGGTTGAAGTGGAGGCCATCGAAGAACGGTCTTCC
This window harbors:
- a CDS encoding Maf family protein, producing MIVLASGSPRRKELLAQAGLEFVVETSDVPEDLLAGELPADYVSRLAEEKARAVFARRGGGEDLMVIGADTCVLSGSEILGKPANRADAERMLGALSGRTHQVLTGVAVVSEAGAQVAVEITQVTFDVIPPSEMAAYLDTDHPMDKAGAYGIQGYAARWIPRIEGCYFNVMGLPIARTISLIGLAKDKLAKPPLDPEATVNVA
- a CDS encoding M20 family metallopeptidase, whose amino-acid sequence is MASALLETVENLLPWLLKGVETLVRVESPSDDPAGINAAADALIGLAAPLHPTVIRYPQTGYGDVLQLDFFRDGDTRKPILLLGHLDTVWPLGTLAAMPLEERGGRLYGPGTLDMKVGVVMALTALKALQQLGLERPATMLLNSDEEIGSPVSRPITERLALESEAVYVLEPPQVLAYKTARKGVGQFNLHVSGVASHAGVDFDRGHSAIRELARLIETVSNFTEPALKRTVNVGRITGGTRSNVVAAEAYAEVDVRIATMSDAATVEALFAGLKVADPHCTLTMTGGINRPPMERTPATVALFEEARRQAASLGIDLEEASTGGGSDGNFTSALGVPTLDGMGAVGEGAHASHENVVLEHLVPRTALLAAMVAGKSRA
- the lpxC gene encoding UDP-3-O-acyl-N-acetylglucosamine deacetylase; translated protein: MTPHLEQTIRTEIEFHGVGLHSGAMVTMKLIPAAAGSGIVFRRTDLDNFEIPATGRNVAKVSYATSLMRQSVLIQTTEHLLSALIGYGVDNVIVEVDNLEVPILDGSALPYVLAFERVGLKQQRRKREYLKILKEVEVREGTKFIGVYPGQGYGIRYAIDFPEPIGFATFSGDLATGDYTRWIAPARTFGFKEDEAMLRNMGLIRGVSDACAIILSKRGVENGPLRFQDEFVRHKVLDLIGDLALAGRRIQGLVVAERAGHAMHTALVQRLMRDRSAWELAYGYDEVAVEREDGDFLPHVAIA
- the folK gene encoding 2-amino-4-hydroxy-6-hydroxymethyldihydropteridine diphosphokinase; protein product: MVTVAAVALGSNLGDRVGNLLEAIRQVRGLGTVTAVSSFYDTEPVGYVDQPRFVNAALLLETTLTAQDLMTALLAIETAMGRVRVVDKGPRLIDLDLLLFGDAVIRSDALTLPHPGLRERQFVLEPLAEIAPGMVDPRSGLTVSRMLALVTG
- a CDS encoding iron-containing redox enzyme family protein, which gives rise to MTETMTIEPRFAAFWSRFEARVAKYDLLKHPFYQAWSRGELTTDDLRAYGAEYWHHVAAFPTYLSRLHAVLPEGELRRDVLRNLAEEEGIDRTDGRAHSGLWMDFAKGMGASEGEVRGFTVQPEMTCLLETFRGLMNRASGGGCGVSSALAGLYSYESKVPEIAATKADGLAEHYGVTGGAAKYFTIHRTADLQHAAVWRGLIEEQIDTVPGAEEAALKGGECAAKALWSALDGIERRRMAA